A genomic stretch from Xiphophorus maculatus strain JP 163 A chromosome 14, X_maculatus-5.0-male, whole genome shotgun sequence includes:
- the LOC111610758 gene encoding zinc finger MYM-type protein 1-like isoform X1, with translation MLMYCFYNVVPSKEESENTESSAPDQDDDEPEGAIAGDITDLFSAVSSTPFAFPKGPSDISKSKEQGPVQPSLTNFPRTQHGTRKRTFHSSWYKDYSWLEYSLIKDSSYCFACRHFSLPNAPDSVFASHSGFSNWKKALSKESGFKLHSKLEHHVNAMYAWSQYKRANEGNTTMLNSINTNRKKVVEENRYYIKTIADVLLLTATQNIAQRGHRESGDSRNKGNFLAILDEIAKHDQLIEKKLRGCANAKYTSHQIQNEILQGLAEMVQTEIIKEVKECEVFSVIADETKDLQKKEQMSLVVRYYYNGVIHESFLCFQAAESLNAAGLSAMIISCLEKHGLDYRNNLVGQGYDGASVMSGKHSGVSARIQSNARFAFYVHCNAHCLNLVLVDATKAVPEVVDFFALLQQLHNFVSGSYVHLRWLDVQKELYPAEQPRELQALSDTRWACRYTACRTMRDRLPAVLRLLQDIALERNGERTVEARGLLLQIDIQFLGLLVTFCKVLGDAKCLSDMLQSSTLDLARAVDLVGALIDTFQDYRNEKYFDELWKEVEELAEKSKISVKIDRRNPRLSSKFLDSLVMSTIGQRKCDDEGFPRPLFNQVLDCLIAELKRRFSKKNCEIMQGVQSLNPKSATFLNEEPLIAFGHIFESDLDDLKHEVHQIRRLLDQRIKSDLGTPSTLLDFILFLEPYKEVLHELFRLCKIAVVSPVSTASCERSFSALKLIKSYLRTTMADARLSHIGTLSIESRRARGLNMDDFVTYFASSHNNRRILLL, from the exons ATGTTAATGTACTGTTTTTACAACGTAGTTCCATCAAAGGAGGagtctgaaaacacagaaagctCTGCGCCTGACCAGGATGATGATGAGCCAGAAGGGGCAATTGCAGGAGATATCACTGATCTCTTCTCAGCAGTGTCCAGCACTCCTTTTGCTTTTCCAAAAGGACCCAGTG ATATTTCAAAGTCAAAAGAACAGGGCCCTGTTCAGCCAAGTTTGACAAACTTCCCCAGAACTCAGCATGGAACAAGAAAGAGAACTTTTCACAGCTCCTGGTACAAAGACTATTCTTGGTTAGAATATTCTCTTATTAAAGACTCCTCCTACTGCTTTGCCTGTAGGCATTTTTCTTTGCCTAATGCACCAGATAGTGTCTTTGCTTCGCATTCCGGCTTCAGTAATTGGAAAAAGGCATTGTCCAAGGAGTCTGGATTTAAGCTTCACTCAAAGTTAGAGCACCATGTAAATGCAATGTATGCATGGAGTCAATATAAAAGGGCTAATGAGGGAAATACAACCATGCTAAATTCTATAAACACAAACCGGAAAAAAGTGGTGGAAGAAAACCgttattatattaaaacaatagCCGATGTTCTTCTTTTGActgcaacacaaaatattgctCAAAGGGGTCATCGAGAGTCTGGGGACTCTAGAAATAAGGGAAACTTTTTGGCTATATTGGATGAAATAGCAAAGCATGATCAGTTAATTGAAAAAAAGCTTAGAGGATGTGCCAATGCAAAATACACAAGTCATCAAATCCAAAATGAAATTCTTCAGGGCTTAGCAGAGATGGTACAGACTGAAATCATAAAAGAAGTGAAGGAATGTGAAGTGTTCAGTGTTATTGCAGATGAAACAAAAGACTtgcaaaaaaaggaacaaatgtCTTTGGTTGTACGATATTATTACAATGGTGTCATCCACGAAAGCTTCCTATGTTTCCAGGCAGCTGAAAGCCTTAATGCAGCAGGTCTTAGTGCAATGATCATTAGCTGTCTTGAGAAACATGGTCTGGACTACAGGAATAACCTAGTGGGACAGGGTTATGACGGTGCATCCGTCATGAGTGGGAAGCATTCTGGTGTATCTGCCAGAATTCAGAGCAATGCCAGATTTGCATTTTATGTTCATTGTAACGCACATTGCTTGAATTTAGTCCTTGTTGATGCTACCAAAGCAGTCCCTGAGGTCGTTGACTTTTTTGCACTTCTACAGCAGCTTCATAACTTTGTGTCTGGCTCTTATGTTCATCTGAGGTGGCTTGACGTACAGAAAGAGTTGTATCCAGCAGAACAACCCAGGGAGCTCCAGGCACTTTCAGATACGAGGTGGGCCTGCAGGTATACGGCATGCCGTACCATGAGAGACAGACTTCCAGCAGTTCTGAGATTGTTGCAGGATATTGCACTTGAAAGAAATGGCGAAAGAACAGTGGAGGCAAGGGGCCTGCTTCTTCAAATAGATATCCAATTTTTAGGTCTTTTGGTTACCTTTTGTAAAGTGCTTGGTGATGCCAAATGTCTTTCCGACATGCTTCAGTCCAGCACTCTTGACCTAGCAAGAGCTGTAGATCTAGTAGGTGCTCTTATAGACACTTTCCAGGACTACAGAAATGAAAAGTACTTTGATGAACTATGGAAAGAGGTTGAGGAACTTGCTGAGAAGAGcaaaatcagtgtaaaaatTGACAGAAGAAATCCAAGATTAAGTTCAAAATTTCTTGACTCACTTGTAATGAGCACTATAGGACAGAGAAAATGTGATGACGAGGGCTTCCCCAGACCACTCTTTAATCAGGTGCTTGACTGTCTCATAGCGGAGTTAAAGAGGcgtttttcaaagaaaaattgtgAGATCATGCAAGGAGTGCAGTCCCTAAACCCCAAAAGTGCAACTTTCTTGAATGAGGAGCCTCTGATTGCTTTTGGACATATCTTTGAGTCAGATTTAGATGACCTGAAACATGAAGTGCACCAAATAAGGCGTTTGCTTGATCAGAGAATAAAGAGTGATTTAGGCACACCTTCTactttgcttgattttattctgtttcttgAACCTTATAAAGAGGTTTTACATGAATTATTCAGACTTTGCAAGATTGCAGTAGTTAGTCCAGTTAGTACTGCTTCTTGTGAGAGAagcttttctgctttaaaattaattaaaagttacCTAAGGACAACAATGGCTGATGCCAGGCTAAGTCACATTGGAACACTTAGCATAGAGTCAAGGAGGGCACGGGGCCTCAACATGGATGACTTTGTAACATATTTTGCTTCATCTCACAACAACCGAAGGATTTTACTTTTATGA
- the LOC111610758 gene encoding zinc finger MYM-type protein 1-like isoform X2 translates to MYAWSQYKRANEGNTTMLNSINTNRKKVVEENRYYIKTIADVLLLTATQNIAQRGHRESGDSRNKGNFLAILDEIAKHDQLIEKKLRGCANAKYTSHQIQNEILQGLAEMVQTEIIKEVKECEVFSVIADETKDLQKKEQMSLVVRYYYNGVIHESFLCFQAAESLNAAGLSAMIISCLEKHGLDYRNNLVGQGYDGASVMSGKHSGVSARIQSNARFAFYVHCNAHCLNLVLVDATKAVPEVVDFFALLQQLHNFVSGSYVHLRWLDVQKELYPAEQPRELQALSDTRWACRYTACRTMRDRLPAVLRLLQDIALERNGERTVEARGLLLQIDIQFLGLLVTFCKVLGDAKCLSDMLQSSTLDLARAVDLVGALIDTFQDYRNEKYFDELWKEVEELAEKSKISVKIDRRNPRLSSKFLDSLVMSTIGQRKCDDEGFPRPLFNQVLDCLIAELKRRFSKKNCEIMQGVQSLNPKSATFLNEEPLIAFGHIFESDLDDLKHEVHQIRRLLDQRIKSDLGTPSTLLDFILFLEPYKEVLHELFRLCKIAVVSPVSTASCERSFSALKLIKSYLRTTMADARLSHIGTLSIESRRARGLNMDDFVTYFASSHNNRRILLL, encoded by the coding sequence ATGTATGCATGGAGTCAATATAAAAGGGCTAATGAGGGAAATACAACCATGCTAAATTCTATAAACACAAACCGGAAAAAAGTGGTGGAAGAAAACCgttattatattaaaacaatagCCGATGTTCTTCTTTTGActgcaacacaaaatattgctCAAAGGGGTCATCGAGAGTCTGGGGACTCTAGAAATAAGGGAAACTTTTTGGCTATATTGGATGAAATAGCAAAGCATGATCAGTTAATTGAAAAAAAGCTTAGAGGATGTGCCAATGCAAAATACACAAGTCATCAAATCCAAAATGAAATTCTTCAGGGCTTAGCAGAGATGGTACAGACTGAAATCATAAAAGAAGTGAAGGAATGTGAAGTGTTCAGTGTTATTGCAGATGAAACAAAAGACTtgcaaaaaaaggaacaaatgtCTTTGGTTGTACGATATTATTACAATGGTGTCATCCACGAAAGCTTCCTATGTTTCCAGGCAGCTGAAAGCCTTAATGCAGCAGGTCTTAGTGCAATGATCATTAGCTGTCTTGAGAAACATGGTCTGGACTACAGGAATAACCTAGTGGGACAGGGTTATGACGGTGCATCCGTCATGAGTGGGAAGCATTCTGGTGTATCTGCCAGAATTCAGAGCAATGCCAGATTTGCATTTTATGTTCATTGTAACGCACATTGCTTGAATTTAGTCCTTGTTGATGCTACCAAAGCAGTCCCTGAGGTCGTTGACTTTTTTGCACTTCTACAGCAGCTTCATAACTTTGTGTCTGGCTCTTATGTTCATCTGAGGTGGCTTGACGTACAGAAAGAGTTGTATCCAGCAGAACAACCCAGGGAGCTCCAGGCACTTTCAGATACGAGGTGGGCCTGCAGGTATACGGCATGCCGTACCATGAGAGACAGACTTCCAGCAGTTCTGAGATTGTTGCAGGATATTGCACTTGAAAGAAATGGCGAAAGAACAGTGGAGGCAAGGGGCCTGCTTCTTCAAATAGATATCCAATTTTTAGGTCTTTTGGTTACCTTTTGTAAAGTGCTTGGTGATGCCAAATGTCTTTCCGACATGCTTCAGTCCAGCACTCTTGACCTAGCAAGAGCTGTAGATCTAGTAGGTGCTCTTATAGACACTTTCCAGGACTACAGAAATGAAAAGTACTTTGATGAACTATGGAAAGAGGTTGAGGAACTTGCTGAGAAGAGcaaaatcagtgtaaaaatTGACAGAAGAAATCCAAGATTAAGTTCAAAATTTCTTGACTCACTTGTAATGAGCACTATAGGACAGAGAAAATGTGATGACGAGGGCTTCCCCAGACCACTCTTTAATCAGGTGCTTGACTGTCTCATAGCGGAGTTAAAGAGGcgtttttcaaagaaaaattgtgAGATCATGCAAGGAGTGCAGTCCCTAAACCCCAAAAGTGCAACTTTCTTGAATGAGGAGCCTCTGATTGCTTTTGGACATATCTTTGAGTCAGATTTAGATGACCTGAAACATGAAGTGCACCAAATAAGGCGTTTGCTTGATCAGAGAATAAAGAGTGATTTAGGCACACCTTCTactttgcttgattttattctgtttcttgAACCTTATAAAGAGGTTTTACATGAATTATTCAGACTTTGCAAGATTGCAGTAGTTAGTCCAGTTAGTACTGCTTCTTGTGAGAGAagcttttctgctttaaaattaattaaaagttacCTAAGGACAACAATGGCTGATGCCAGGCTAAGTCACATTGGAACACTTAGCATAGAGTCAAGGAGGGCACGGGGCCTCAACATGGATGACTTTGTAACATATTTTGCTTCATCTCACAACAACCGAAGGATTTTACTTTTATGA